In Brassica napus cultivar Da-Ae chromosome C2, Da-Ae, whole genome shotgun sequence, the sequence acggtatacaaatactgacggtatacgaatactgacggtatacgaatGGGCTTAATGACCATGGGTTAACCAAGACCAACCCCAAATGGTCTGACCATATTAGGCCCAATTGACATCTCTATTCATAATTCcattaatatttatctttacTCACTTTTCATTGATTaaacggtatacgaatactgaagGTATACGAGAGAAAATGGTATACAAATACTGAGGGTAAACGAATACTGATGGTATACGAATACtaacggtattcgaatactgacggtatacgaatactgacggtatacgaatactgacgttgtacgaatactgacggtattcgaatacttaaggtctacgaatactgacggtattcgaatacttaAGGTCTACGAATAATTCCATTAATTACTCACTTTTATTACTCAACATTCATAACTAGGGATGTCAAATGGGCTTAATGACCATGGGTTAACCAAGACCAACCCCAAATGGTCTGACCATATTAGGCCCAATTGACATCTCTATTCATAATTCcattaatatttatctttacTCACTTTTCATTGATTaaacggtatacgaatactgaagGTATACAAATACTGAAGGTATATGAGAGAAAACATATAACATTGACGAATACTTTAGGTCTACGAGAGAAAACAGATAACATTGACGAATACTTAAGGTATACGAATACTTAAGGTCTACGAATACTTAAGCTATACGATAGAAAACAGATAACATCGAGGATAACATAAATAAAGTCCTAGAGGATGTGAGAAATGTTGCAGCATATCCAAAATAGCCTGCAGTTTTTACAAGAACCTTCAAAATCGACTGTGTAATCATGGCCATAAAGGCAGCTTGGTGACTTGATTACCTCATCATCCGGAAATTTGAAAGATGCACCATATCTGTTCATGTATGGCGCTCCAAATGATATCAATCGCCACTCTAGATCAGCTCCCAGTCCAACTATCGCATCCGAGCGAAGGTCATAGTGATTAGCTTCGAACTGCTGAAACAGTTTACTGGCTTCCTTGTCATTGCCAATACACACGTTGAAAATGCCGACTGCTAAAGTTGATAAATCATGATTTGGGACATTTGGTTGCAATATTCTAATACATTTCTCAGGACCTACGATCAGTGCTGCATAGAGCCCTTCATAGTAGATAGCGTTTGTGTTGCCAGCTGTTACGCACTTGATGAAAAACTCCCGAAACTGACCACCAGTGCAGATTTGACATGTTGCAAAGGTGACCATTGGCTGAACATTACACTTCCTTAAGACGGAGGGTTCGTGGACAAGTGCATAACCGCGTTTCCCAGCCCGCAAAATACCACCAAGATAGTAGAATGAATCCGCTCCCACCATCTCTATTATTTTACACAAAATTTCTTCTGGAAGATTGGGGATGTTTAGAGATGCCATACTATTGAGTTCTGTTGGAGATGTTTATCAGAAGCattgaatatgtatatatagaataaagaaataaacaaaggagTCTTATGAGTTACTAGGAAAGTTATTGTCCCCTCCCACATTTTGTACCTAACACACTCAGAGAAATAGTTATtgcaatcaatttttaaattttacactaatacttattaaatgaaacagtAAAAACACCAACAACTTCTGAAATTGTTTTCCTTTGAAACAAATAACTAACACATATGGTGAGATCTTGCATGGATATTATACTCtaataaccctaaaccctaaacatgcaaccctaaaccctaaacactaaaccctaaaccctaaaccctaaatatataagaaatacgATATAAAACCTTCAAAGATAAACTGATCTGTTTGAATTATAGTGTCTGGATGAATGAAAAGATACAATAACCGTTAACAATTCGGTTTAACAAACGAAATGAAGCAGGCAGTATACACGTCTTCAACCATCGTTTTGAACTTTTGCGTTTCCAATAAATTCTTCATAGGTATCCATCGCGTATTTCTGACGGAATATGTCCACCTTTTTGTCATCGATCTGCCCCATATCCTCATAGGAGTATCCCGCTGCATGCATTTCCAGAAATTTGACCGCGCATGGTCCACAGTCGCCAGACCTTTCGTTGAAGTAAATATTGTCTGGACGCACCCATGAAAATGCTTGGTCTTCTTCAGGATGACTACTATCGGAAGGAGGCGAAAACGCAGCTAAGACATGAGGCAATGCGCGTAGAAGATAAGCCATGTGCTTGTTCACCTCATTATCGGACTCATTAAGGGGAATGTTGCAGTCCAAAATCTCCACTTGTCTGCATGTCAAGTTGATCACAAGACCAACCCAATGATCTTTTCCCCACATCATTGGGGCGTACACCCTGTCCACATCAACCAACAACACCTTCTTGTCATTCCGACGCGGCGTTTTTCCGGTGAAACTGAAACTGACAAGCCCTCCCCAGTTGAATCCCAATTTATCTGAGGCCTTCTCGAACTCTGCGAACTTTGATATGATGCCCGCAATACTGAAGTAGTCTACAAATCTGCACCTCCGACTCAGATAATTGCGTCCATGTCGCCTTACTAGCATACTAATTAGCACAGAAATGTGCTGAAAAATATGTACAAaccattagaaaaatatgtacaAACCACTTGAATAAAACGGATTAAGTTCTGATGAATTGAATACCTCGGTACTGACCCAATTTGTTGGCCGCGCCAACGACAGGAAGAACTTATTTGAGACATGGATCCCAATAACAATTTCGAATTCCctgaaatttgaaaacaaaccaaaagTCAATATTAAACATTTGACAGTCCAAGAAATTTATACAGTATATCCAAACAACTTACTGTGCCGGTTTCTCGCGGAGAATTGACTGAAACTCTTGAAACTGCGCTTTCTCCAAGTCTGCTAAGGGCGTATATTTGGGTTTCTTGCAGCTTTGGAAAAGCTTCTTCAATCTCTTGTCTGGGGTGTACACTCCTCCAATCTTTGTTGAACGTCTCGGAATACGCTTCGTCTGGAGGTCATCTTTTTTGGTTGAGCTTATTGGAATACATTTCCCTTCTAGCTCTGCTTTTTTTAATGACCTAGTCAGATATCGACTCAGCTTCGAATTCCCAACGTCTGGTGTGCGAGATTCAGTCATCGGATCATCCTCTGGCGGTGTCTTGTAATCTTCAGAATTTGTCGGTGACGCTTTACCACCTTGTTCCTCCGGCGGAAGGACGTAAGATTCAGGATGAGACCAAACGGTAAGCATCCTACAAGTGTTCTCCTGTGGATCTTTATAGACATTGTCACTCCGTGTCCCCTTTTCAACCTCTTCTGCTAACAAATTTAGCCCTGATATTGGAGACTCATCTCCCCCCTCGCCCTGACAACGTTCAGATATAGCTCATTCAAATACTTCGATTCAGATGTAGTTTAACATTAAAATACCTAATCAACATAATCTGTACACCTGGCAAAATTATCTGAACACTTGACTAACTAATATGAATACCTCTGATCTCTCACCTGAAAACTATCAAACAGATCAGTATACCTGACTACTTAAGCTGAACACCTCTTAAATTAACCTGAATACCAGACCAAACAAATGAGTATTCCTGTAAACCTCATAAATTAACATGAATACCTGAACTATTAACCAGAATACCAGACCAAACAAATCAGTATTCCTGTACACCTCAAAAATTAACCTGAATACCTTAACTAAATAACCTGAATACCTGACCAAACAAATCAGTATTCCTGTACACCTCACTAACTAAAACGAACAACTGATAATCTACGCTGAATACCTGGCCAAACCAAGCTGAACagcaaaacataatatatctagAGCCTATAAATTCATTGTTATAATCTATTTACCTCCAACGGTTCCGGGAGAGTCGGTTTTGCTGGCTTTGATACAATTTCTGGTCCAATCGGCGTTGAAACATCGACTTCTGGAATGTTTGCCGACTTCGAGAAAGAGGGGCCTTCGCCCGCCATTGAATCTACCTACACGttgaattttcctcaaaaaaGTTAGACCGGGATTCAGGCAttgtttatcattaaaaattgtAGGAGCAGTTTGATTACCTTTTCCCAGAAGCGAGCATTTGGCGTACGGCCATCACAATGATTATCATGCATTCTCATCGTCTCATCGTCGCTAAACCCATCGCCgttgttcttcttgtgtttcTTACTATcagaccaaaatatttcagctTCATCATTACCATCACCACTGAACGGACGTCGCTTCTTTGGACCTTCCATGCCGGTAGGGTCAGCGTGACTGTTGTCTCTGTTTGTTTTACCGGCTGCTGTGTTTTGCGGAACCGTGAACGAGCCTCCCCTATCATGATGCAACCAGTCAAAAATCTCGTTCCGCAATTTACCCAACTGGGTTTTCAGTTCAACTCGTATCCACTCTTTCAGCTCTTGCTCCTTATCTGATAAGTTTCCTGGTTCAGCCTGTTTACATATCCCACGACGAGGTCGAATAGGACGCTGAGGCGCCTGAGTCGAACTTCCAGGTTCATCACATGCTTTCCCAAACCGCCTAGACGGCTTTTGACACTTCTTTTTGACACCAACACCTTCAGCCTTTTCGGCTGGCTTCAGAGGTGGAAGGGATGAATCACCTCCTCTAAAGTCTGTTGCTTTGAACTCGTGCCCTTCCCGCATTCGACGAACTAAGTTATCTATTTGGGGATCGATTACTTCTTTCTTCCACTTTGGATCCCCACCTTCATCTGGGATTGAATACGTAACAATAACctcaaacaaagaacacaaaCATTCATAAGTACACAAAGTTTGAGCGTCTTAACTTCTGTTTTGCAAATAAGATAGACAACAACATTGTACCTCAGTTTGGGTTTCCACCAGAAGTATGTCTTCAAAATTCAGAAGTGCATTTGTTGAGTCGCATCCTTCTGGTTCTTGCAAGAAAGAAGTGGTTTTATTAGGTTCGGGAATTTTCTCAAGCAATGAGGGGATAGCTTTAAAAGCAAAAAGTTGCAGCGCCAGAGGGAACCCATAACACGCTGTTGACTGCTGTTTCAAACGAAGGCGCATGACCGAAAGGGATTTATCCATTTTAGAAGGATCAGAAGGTTGAGGTGGTGTCAATCTAGACAGAGTGCTGACAAATGCctctctcccccatggatattGAAGAAATGATCTGGTGTCTTTCAGCATCTCGACGTAAGCAGGCGTCACACGAAGAAGTTTGTGACCACAAACCAGGAGCCCATCTACAAGCGCAATGAGAGCTAGTGGCAACCGCTTCCACTCAGGAAGACTAGGCTGTTCAAGCATACGAAGAACATCTGGTACAGTCACGTCTTCATCTTCAGTTTCAAACAACTCTTTCCACATACGTCCAGGTGTGGCATCGATAGATTCTGACCCGTTTCCAACTTTTTCCCTTTCAGGCTCGCATTTCAGCCCCGTGATGTCTCCGAACTCACGCAGAGAAAAGCGTAGTGGCTTGTCTGCAAACAAGAACCAGAGCTCATATAGGCGCATCGTAACCAGCTGACGGCTGAGGAGAGAATGTACAAGTTTCGCAGAGTTTGAGCAGCGCGATACAGGTAAGTGGAACAGAGCTCCAAACTGACTTCCTAGCAGACAATTCATTTCAGGGGGCCTCTTAGCAACTTCACTAACGATCCAATGATACTCGCCTTTGAATAGATGTTCAGTCGAGGTTTGCCAGGATAGCAATTACGTGCGAACAGTCTTTCCGGGAAAGTCGGCGTGGTGACAATAAATTCCGGCTCGGTGGATGCAGCTTCGTCTTGTTCAGTGGATGCAGCTTCTTCTTGGTCGGTGGATGCAGGTTCCTCTAGTTCGGACTCCGTGCTAGATACTGAAATACAATGACCAAATCCAGACATTTACCCAacgctttatttttaaaaactttttccaAAGAATTTCACAGCGAAGCTTAGCGAAAGGAGATACCTGCATAACGAGACGCAGTTTTGCCTAGTCGGGGAATTTTCTTGGGATTTGCTTCTCTATCACTGGCGCATTGACTACGAGTCACCCTCCTCGAGGGCGTTACGCTGGAGGGGGATACCATGCCGATCTGGGTACAGTCGAGAGTGGTTCTTATGTGGGATTCTTCTTATGTTTGGTTCTCAATTGCAGCTGTTTAGATGTGGTtctggtatattttaatataagggatgttttggtttttctaatttccttctttttaattcttttattaggtctttttttatttttaaataaaaaatcaagagATGGCACGGTCGTAATATCAAGAACCACGCGCGCCCTCTGTCGACATTTCACAAGTCTGGAAAATGCGATTCGTCCAATTTGCTAATTTAAACTTGAGATCGCCCAACTCCCTAATATCAAATTTGCAATTTGTCCAATTTGCCAATTTTTCCTTGAAacaaaagcaaataaaaaagaaagaagctaGAGTATTGTTATAGTTACGATTAGttggagaaaaataaagaaaactatCCTAGGAACAATAAGTGttttatcttgtaataaaaagtCATAAAGTGACATTAAATGTAAGAAACTCTATTTATGCAAAATGCGTAATTAATGTCGACGATAATCATATCCTTCTGACCTTTTACAAAAACCTAACGATTGCATGAGTGAGAGTAAACTCGACCTATAAAGGTCGGGAACCTTCTTCCATCATTCTTCTTTACTCTCGTCAGCTTCTCCATTTTTTTCAGCACCTGAACAAACATtccttttcaaaatttctagTCATAATAAGGAAAGAAAAGAAGGAAGACCTCAGGGAAAAGTGCTGAGCCGAATGGATCATCTCCTTTACCTGCCATTTCCACAGGAACATGGATCAATATGGACATCCCGTGTCTCAGAAGTGCACTGTTCAATTGCTCACACGATCAAACGAGAACAGACGTGAGAGGATATCTTATATCTAAGCATGGTGTGTAGAGAGAAAGTACTGAAACTTATATAAAACATACAGATTTGTAAAGCTCTTACAAGCCGAACCAAAGATAAAAAAAGCTACTTAAGTCTCTAGTTGCTTTGTTGTTGGTATTGTtcgtggagaagaagaaacaacgACAATGAAAATGCCgcaacggatttaacatcccttccgttggaACGCTGGACCCTTTTCGGGGATAGTTGGAAATGTGGCTGTCCAAATACcagatttatcaaaaaaaaaaaaaaaaaacaatgaaaatggACGTGAAAGGAGAAAAATTGGCTATGTGCATACATACACTATGCTTTAGCTTCGGTTAATAGAcgattcttaactttttttatattttaactaagatattttaactaaaaaaaaattaaaaatcgtCTCTTAaccgaaaaatatataaaaaaaaaatgtcaagttATGAGTTAATCATGctcgtttttatatttttatgtttattgttGCCAATTTACCCTAAATGGGTATTAAAGAGAAAAATTAAAGGGATTAAAAATGAAAAGGAGGATAAATTCTTCAGATTtacaatggaaaaaaaaaaaaacaagagttgAGCAACTAAAGAATAATTGCATATACTGACTACTGACTGTATTCACTTATGGCGATCTCTGATTCTCTACAACCGGCGTTTTGGTCAAAACGCAGCTTCACCGTTCGATCAGCTCTCCTATTCCTGCAAAAGATAATTAATAACCTATAGAGGTCTCAATAAATCCACAGCAAAGTACTCTACACTTATGAATTATGCAGTTCAAAcaatgtaaatttttaaaataaaataatttcatataaaCGAATAAATGGCGTTTGAAACAATCGTTTTACCTCTAATTTGACTGGTCTGAGCAACTCCCCTGGACTCGAGTGGCCGAGATAGGCTCAATGGTGTTAACGGTGGGGATGCTATTCTATCTTCGTTACCTTCAACAGCTCGTTGAGCAACGGTTATATGGTTTCTTGAAGGTATAGAGTAGCTTCGAGGAACGACCAATGGAGGAACCGGAAGTGGCGAGGCCACAGTGTTTGAAGTGGACGGAGGAGCAAAGGTGACAGTGCTGTGTCTTTCTTGATTCCATCCTGTAAGAGGCGCCGAGTGACCAACGAGACTAGGGGATTTGGCTCGTCTTGGAGGTGGTGCAAAGTGGCCTGGTGGTCTCGGAAGCTCGTGAAGTTCGTTAGGCCTGGGAGAAGCAGGAGGTGGTGAAGCGGTAGGGGAGACTGATGAATGAAGGTGAGGTAGGGGTAATGGAGGAGGAGTTGGTAGAGGACGAAACACGCCTGAGGAAACGTCGGTGGTGGTGGCGGGTTTTGATGAAGAAGGTTTGATCGGTCCAGAAAATGCATGTCTTACGTGCTGCTGATGATGCTGATGCGCGTCCGTTGTGGAAGGGCGAGGGAGACGGGCGTAGAGGCTGTTGTTTTCTGCGTCTTTTATGCTTTTTATGGGTTCTAAAGGAGACGAATGCCATATGTTTCCGGCGCTTTGGTTTGCTGGCTTCGGGTTTAAAGCTTGTTTTGAGTACCTTGAATCGCTTGGTGTCGGTAACACGTAAGCATTGGAAGATGGATTCGTCTGTCTCAGCCTTTCTGATAAATCAGGTTTCTTCTCCGGGAACAACGGAGCTGAATGGCTAGTCATTCTGTGATCACGGGTTGAGAGAGAAGCAGCTTCTACCCTCTGCTCATTTGCTCTGTTAGCAAAACCGAGTTCTCCTTCTCTATTAATGTCTTGgccatcaccatcatcatcgtcatcctCACTAGCTTCCACTTCATTTTCATGAACAGAGAGATCACAGTCGATGTGTTGTTTCTCTGAAGCAACTCTTACATGACGCTCTACTGCCTCGAGCGATTTCATTCCAGTGTAAAACAGACGCATCTAAGAAAATCATAAGAGAACACCACATTTCCATAAGAAATGAATCATTATAAATAGTAATGAATCATTATAAACAGAGATGAATCATTATAAATAGTAACTGAGTTTAATCATTTACCTGAGCAGTGTGGTGACGGACTGCTTGTGTCAGGAGACTACGAGCTTGACCTTCCTTGAGAGATTTCAATCGAAAAATGCACATCGTTGCTTCGTCATGAAACTCATTGTAAGCAGGTCTCGAGTCATGAGGAATATGTCTCTCTCCTTTACTGCCTTTAGACCTTCCTTTATCTTTCACAAGCGACATCTCAAACACGTTTCTGAGATGTTTACAAGTTAAGTAGTATAAGACAAAGAGTTTATCAAACCAAAACTTCATTATTGAAATAAGCATACCTCTTCTCATCGCATTGTTGCTTCATATCCTGCTCAATtgtaaagagaagaaagagttaaaaaaagaagaagaagagagtatGTTCAGTAACATGAGTAGCAAAAAATGGCATACCTCAACAGTTCTGAGGTCCTTAAGAAGCGCTTCTGATGGGGACGTAATGGTCTTGAATATATGACTACGCTGAAAAGTAAAAACAGTGACAAAGTAAGTTTTCTCTATTTCTGCACCGTTCGTGTTTGCACCAAACAGCTGTACTTACATAAGTGTCAAGaagtttttgaatctcaaactGAACTTTACCGCACATAAACAAGATTCTACCTACATAAGAAAACAATGTTACACAATACAGcttattatatacaaataagGAACGTAAAAATTTTAGAAAGCTTACTGCTTTCTTCGTCGTTATGAGGCGCGATTTGCTCCAAACAAGAACCCATCTCTCCCAACGACTCAGAGAACTCTGAAAAGTAGTAACCATAAGAGTGTAAGAGATCATTCCCATGTTAATCAGAAACATATGAATTGTTGGTTCTTTCTTTACCATAAGCACTATTTGCGGTGGCAGCAGCTGCAGCGAGTAGCCTATCATAGCATTCTCTCATGTCTTGCATATCCTGAGACAATGACATAACCAATCAGCTAAATAGTGTTTATTCAATTGTACATAAAACTACCAATCAgctaaatacatttttttttttttttggtaaaaaatcaGCTAAAtaattttgtcttcatgttattgATGATATTAGGGTTTGTAAACCCCCAAATCTAGTCTAATTGATTGGATTCGCTACCTATATTCGAGAGCTTCTAGATCTGCTTACCAGAATCTAACATCAGAAACTCGATCGAATTTTCCAAAATTAACTACCTACACAGCATAAAACCCTACTAAAATCTCCACCGTAGATTTCGTCAATCACGAAACTAAATCGGTGAGAGATTACCTTCCCGGCTCGATCGAGTTCTTCAATCTGCGCTGTAGCGACGAGCTCTCCTTTCTCCTTCGCGTCGACCTTGTGCGATGTTAACCTCCTCAACATCCCCATCGAAGCTTTCATCGTATCCACCCACAGTGAACTCTAGACGAAACCTTGATTACGAAATTTCTTCAGTTTAAtcgaagagagaaaaaaaaaacagatcgaaacagagaagaagagagacggAGACGAAACCCAGATAACAGCAAAAGGAAGGATCCAACGGCGGATATCTGTTGTTATGTGGTTATATGAGAGATACGAAACGACACGTGGCGAGATCGTAACGGATAAAAGAGGGAGTGGGGAGAAAGAGTCAAAAGTCAAAGATTGATGACAGGGAAAGAAAGCGATTATCATTATTTGGGTTTGACTGCCAGTGGATGGGTCAAACATCTATTGTCTTTTTTTGACAAGTAATTATTGGTAGTATTTGTTTCTTTTGGAATCGGACTAGTATTTAATTGGGATTATTAAATATCCCGAGTTAATTAAACTCTGAGAAAAGCTGTTGGCgagaacaacaaaaaaaaatcatctcaaTTTAGCAAAGTATTGAACAGCCAAATTAAATTCATAGACTGAACACAACAAAAATTGAAGAACAGTGTGCTACTTTGCTCATTAGTCATCACTAGTTTTAAGGTTTTGACGTGCGTGAATGGTAAtttgatgtttatttttaaaattaaacatgg encodes:
- the LOC125581463 gene encoding uncharacterized protein LOC125581463 encodes the protein MREGHEFKATDFRGGDSSLPPLKPAEKAEGVGVKKKCQKPSRRFGKACDEPGSSTQAPQRPIRPRRGICKQAEPGNLSDKEQELKEWIRVELKTQLGKLRNEIFDWLHHDRGGSFTVPQNTAAGKTNRDNSHADPTGMEGPKKRRPFSGDGNDEAEIFWSDSKKHKKNNGDGFSDDETMRMHDNHCDGRTPNARFWEKVDSMAGEGPSFSKSANIPEVDVSTPIGPEIVSKPAKPTLPEPLEGEGGDESPISGLNLLAEEVEKGTRSDNVYKDPQENTCRMLTVWSHPESYVLPPEEQGGKASPTNSEDYKTPPEDDPMTESRTPDVGNSKLSRYLTRSLKKAELEGKCIPISSTKKDDLQTKRIPRRSTKIGGVYTPDKRLKKLFQSCKKPKYTPLADLEKAQFQEFQSILREKPAQEFEIVIGIHVSNKFFLSLARPTNWVSTEHISVLISMLVRRHGRNYLSRRCRFVDYFSIAGIISKFAEFEKASDKLGFNWGGLVSFSFTGKTPRRNDKKVLLVDVDRVYAPMMWGKDHWVGLVINLTCRQVEILDCNIPLNESDNEVNKHMAYLLRALPHVLAAFSPPSDSSHPEEDQAFSWVRPDNIYFNERSGDCGPCAVKFLEMHAAGYSYEDMGQIDDKKVDIFRQKYAMDTYEEFIGNAKVQNDG
- the LOC106347734 gene encoding uncharacterized protein At2g33490 isoform X1; protein product: MKASMGMLRRLTSHKVDAKEKGELVATAQIEELDRAGKDMQDMRECYDRLLAAAAATANSAYEFSESLGEMGSCLEQIAPHNDEESSRILFMCGKVQFEIQKLLDTYRSHIFKTITSPSEALLKDLRTVEDMKQQCDEKRNVFEMSLVKDKGRSKGSKGERHIPHDSRPAYNEFHDEATMCIFRLKSLKEGQARSLLTQAVRHHTAQMRLFYTGMKSLEAVERHVRVASEKQHIDCDLSVHENEVEASEDDDDDGDGQDINREGELGFANRANEQRVEAASLSTRDHRMTSHSAPLFPEKKPDLSERLRQTNPSSNAYVLPTPSDSRYSKQALNPKPANQSAGNIWHSSPLEPIKSIKDAENNSLYARLPRPSTTDAHQHHQQHVRHAFSGPIKPSSSKPATTTDVSSGVFRPLPTPPPLPLPHLHSSVSPTASPPPASPRPNELHELPRPPGHFAPPPRRAKSPSLVGHSAPLTGWNQERHSTVTFAPPSTSNTVASPLPVPPLVVPRSYSIPSRNHITVAQRAVEGNEDRIASPPLTPLSLSRPLESRGVAQTSQIRGIGELIER
- the LOC106347734 gene encoding uncharacterized protein At2g33490 isoform X2 translates to MKASMGMLRRLTSHKVDAKEKGELVATAQIEELDRAGKDMQDMRECYDRLLAAAAATANSAYEFSESLGEMGSCLEQIAPHNDEESSRILFMCGKVQFEIQKLLDTYRSHIFKTITSPSEALLKDLRTVEDMKQQCDEKRNVFEMSLVKDKGRSKGSKGERHIPHDSRPAYNEFHDEATMCIFRLKSLKEGQARSLLTQAVRHHTAQMRLFYTGMKSLEAVERHVRVASEKQHIDCDLSVHENEVEASEDDDDDGDGQDINREGELGFANRANEQRVEAASLSTRDHRMTSHSAPLFPEKKPDLSERLRQTNPSSNAYVLPTPSDSRYSKQALNPKPANQSAGNIWHSSPLEPIKSIKDAENNSLYARLPRPSTTDAHQHHQQHVRHAFSGPIKPSSSKPATTTDVSSGVFRPLPTPPPLPLPHLHSSVSPTASPPPASPRPNELHELPRPPGHFAPPPRRAKSPSLVGHSAPLTGWNQERHSTVTFAPPSTSNTVASPLPVPPLVVPRSYSIPSRNHITVAQRAVEGNEDRIASPPLTPLSLSRPLESRGVAQTSQIRGY